Sequence from the Fulvivirga ligni genome:
GATATTTACGAGTTGCTACAAGCCAAGCCACGCCTGGCCAGTATCACTCGAACTACCAAAGAAACTGACATTGCCATTACCGTAAATCTTGATGGAAATGGCAGAAGTGAAATAAGCACAGGCATTGATTTCTTTGATCATATGCTGGAGCAGATTGCCAAACATGGACTGATTGATCTTAATATCCAGGTTAACGGAGATCTGCACGTAGACGAGCACCACACCATTGAAGACACCGCCATAGCTTTGGGGGATGCCGTTATTCAAGCTTTAGGCAGCAAAAAAGGCATTGAAAGATATGGATTTTGTCTGCCTATGGATGATGTACTTGCACAAGTGGCTATCGACTTTGGTGGCAGAAACTGGATTGTGTGGGAAGCTGAATTTCACCGTGAAATGGTAGGCAAGATGCCTACTGAGATGTTCTATCATTTCTTCAAGTCATTTTCCGATGCGGCGAAGTGTAATTTAAACATAAAAGTAGAAGGTGATAATGAACACCATAAGATAGAGGGCATCTTTAAAGCTTTTGCTAAAGCCATTAAAATGGCCGTAAAAAAAGACAAAGACAACTTTCAACTGCCCAGCACCAAAGGCATGCTATAAAATTTAAAATTATGCAAACAGCTATCATTAAATACAACGCAGGAAACACACAATCAGTGATTTACGCTTTAGAAAGGCTGGG
This genomic interval carries:
- the hisB gene encoding bifunctional histidinol-phosphatase/imidazoleglycerol-phosphate dehydratase HisB gives rise to the protein MKKALFIDRDGTLILEPEDEQIDSLEKLEYYPGVFTWLGKICREMDYELVMITNQDGLGTETFPEDTFWPAHNRMLETLKNEGIVFKDIIIDRTRPEDKQPTRKPGIALLGKYTGGGYDLEKSFTIGDRITDIILAKNLGAQGIFINDGSLKNQVKDNEVENNCALITTSWQDIYELLQAKPRLASITRTTKETDIAITVNLDGNGRSEISTGIDFFDHMLEQIAKHGLIDLNIQVNGDLHVDEHHTIEDTAIALGDAVIQALGSKKGIERYGFCLPMDDVLAQVAIDFGGRNWIVWEAEFHREMVGKMPTEMFYHFFKSFSDAAKCNLNIKVEGDNEHHKIEGIFKAFAKAIKMAVKKDKDNFQLPSTKGML